A section of the Clostridium sp. TW13 genome encodes:
- a CDS encoding deaminase: protein MERRDKYNYYLDIAETVLERGTCLRRNYGSIIVKNDEIISTGYTGAPRGRKNCMDLKMCIREQKNVPRGTHYELCRSVHSEANAIISASRRDMIGATLYLVGKDAKDGTFVEDANSCAMCKRLIINAGIKTVVIRKNKQEYKVIDVQEWIDDDDSLSNEIGY from the coding sequence ATGGAGAGAAGGGATAAATACAATTATTATCTTGACATAGCAGAAACAGTATTAGAAAGAGGAACCTGTCTTAGAAGAAATTATGGATCAATAATTGTAAAAAATGATGAAATTATTTCAACAGGTTATACTGGAGCTCCTAGAGGAAGAAAGAATTGCATGGATTTAAAGATGTGCATTAGAGAACAAAAAAATGTTCCCAGGGGAACACACTATGAATTATGTAGAAGCGTTCATAGTGAGGCTAATGCTATAATTAGTGCGTCAAGAAGAGATATGATAGGTGCTACATTATATTTAGTAGGAAAAGATGCAAAAGATGGGACTTTTGTAGAAGATGCAAACTCATGTGCAATGTGTAAGAGATTGATAATAAATGCTGGAATTAAAACAGTGGTAATTAGGAAAAATAAACAAGAATATAAAGTTATTGATGTCCAAGAATGGATTGATGATGATGATTCATTAAGTAATGAAATAGGATATTAA
- the rho gene encoding transcription termination factor Rho, with translation MALETYEGMTLAQLKDLAKELNIKNISKYKKAELIEVITNSTQKSIQKDGVILKEKIAPKQVEKTIDAQESTKASDEQNDREEKKEQLKEMINNTSDVAKGVLEILETNNFGFLRCTNYLTGDNDVYVSPSQIRRFNLRTGDELEGKVRQPKEGEKFRALIYVEKINGEHPQKAVGRKSFETLVPIYPEERLRLETNNEKDLSSRLMDIICPIGKGQRGIIVAPPKAGKTTLLKKIAQNISINYPDVKIIVLLIDERPEEVTDMQRSINGDVIFSTFDEEPQNHAKVAQMVLERAKRIVEHGKDVVILMDSLTRLSRAYNLTITPTGRTLSGGLDPGALLMPKKFFGAARNIEGGGSLTILATALVDTGSRMDDMIFEEFKGTGNMEVHLDRKLQERRIFPAIDIYKSGTRKEDLLLTTEEKEVAYSIRKVMYRDGNVENITQNLINMLSKTKNNDEFVNTFSKLDFEKTK, from the coding sequence TTGGCACTTGAAACATATGAAGGTATGACTTTAGCTCAATTGAAAGACTTAGCTAAAGAACTAAATATAAAAAATATTTCAAAGTATAAAAAGGCTGAATTAATTGAAGTGATTACAAATAGTACACAGAAATCAATTCAAAAAGATGGTGTGATTTTAAAAGAAAAAATAGCACCAAAACAAGTAGAAAAAACAATTGATGCACAAGAAAGTACAAAAGCTAGCGATGAACAAAATGACAGAGAAGAGAAAAAAGAACAACTTAAAGAAATGATAAATAATACATCGGATGTAGCTAAAGGTGTGCTAGAAATACTAGAAACTAATAATTTCGGATTTTTGAGATGTACTAATTATTTAACAGGAGATAATGATGTTTATGTTTCTCCATCTCAGATTAGAAGATTTAATTTGAGAACTGGTGATGAATTAGAGGGAAAGGTTAGACAACCTAAAGAAGGCGAGAAGTTTAGAGCATTAATTTATGTAGAAAAGATTAATGGAGAACATCCTCAAAAAGCAGTTGGAAGAAAATCTTTTGAAACATTGGTTCCGATATATCCTGAAGAGAGATTAAGATTGGAGACTAACAATGAAAAGGATTTATCTTCTAGACTTATGGATATAATATGTCCAATAGGAAAAGGACAAAGAGGAATAATAGTAGCACCTCCTAAGGCAGGAAAAACAACTTTACTTAAAAAAATTGCTCAAAATATATCTATAAATTATCCAGATGTTAAAATTATAGTTCTTCTTATTGATGAGCGTCCTGAAGAAGTAACTGATATGCAAAGATCTATAAATGGAGATGTTATCTTTTCGACTTTTGATGAAGAACCACAAAATCATGCCAAGGTTGCTCAAATGGTTTTGGAGCGTGCTAAGAGAATAGTTGAGCATGGCAAAGATGTTGTAATACTAATGGATAGTTTAACTAGGTTATCAAGAGCGTATAATCTTACTATAACACCTACAGGAAGAACTCTTTCTGGAGGATTGGATCCAGGAGCTTTGCTAATGCCTAAAAAGTTCTTTGGGGCAGCCAGAAATATAGAGGGTGGTGGAAGTTTGACTATTCTAGCCACAGCATTAGTTGATACCGGCAGTAGAATGGATGATATGATCTTTGAAGAGTTTAAAGGTACTGGAAATATGGAAGTTCATCTAGATAGAAAACTTCAAGAAAGAAGAATATTCCCAGCAATAGATATATATAAATCTGGAACAAGAAAAGAAGATTTACTATTGACTACAGAAGAAAAGGAAGTGGCATATTCGATTAGAAAAGTTATGTACAGAGATGGTAACGTAGAAAATATAACTCAAAATCTTATTAATATGCTATCAAAGACTAAGAACAATGATGAATTTGTAAATACATTTTCAAAGTTGGATTTTGAAAAAACTAAGTAA
- the upp gene encoding uracil phosphoribosyltransferase, which produces MSKVTQVSHPLILHKLAYVRDKNTGSKYFRELVEEISMLMAYEVTRNFDTEEVEIETPICKTKCKMLAGKKTAIVPILRAGLGMVDGMLRIIPAAKVGHIGLYRDEKTLQPVEYFCKLPQDIAERDVIVVDPMLATGGSAADAITMLKKRGAINIRLVCLIGSPEGIKYITEAHPDVDVYIASIDEKLNENGYIVPGLGDAGDRLFGTK; this is translated from the coding sequence ATGAGTAAAGTAACACAAGTTTCACATCCATTAATATTACATAAGTTGGCATATGTTAGGGATAAAAATACAGGATCAAAATATTTTAGAGAGTTAGTAGAAGAAATTTCTATGCTTATGGCTTACGAAGTAACAAGAAATTTTGATACAGAAGAAGTAGAAATAGAAACACCAATTTGCAAGACAAAGTGCAAGATGCTAGCAGGAAAGAAGACAGCTATAGTTCCAATATTAAGAGCTGGTCTTGGAATGGTTGATGGTATGCTTAGAATAATACCAGCTGCAAAGGTTGGTCATATTGGATTGTATAGGGATGAAAAGACTCTTCAACCAGTAGAATATTTTTGTAAATTGCCTCAAGACATTGCTGAAAGAGATGTAATAGTTGTAGATCCTATGCTTGCAACAGGTGGTTCAGCAGCAGATGCTATAACTATGCTTAAGAAAAGAGGCGCTATAAATATAAGATTAGTATGCTTAATTGGTTCACCAGAAGGAATTAAGTATATAACAGAAGCACATCCAGATGTAGATGTATATATAGCTTCAATAGATGAAAAATTAAATGAAAATGGATATATAGTACCAGGTCTTGGTGATGCTGGAGATAGATTATTTGGAACAAAATAA
- the prfA gene encoding peptide chain release factor 1, translating into MLDRLKFIENKYDELSVKISDPSIMANQNEWRKLCKEHADLEVIVVKYKEYTSTIDDLNDNKEMLSMESDAEMKELMQEEIKSLAAKKEELEKEIQILLLPKDPNDEKNVFVEIRAGAGGDEAALFAANLFRMYTKYAETQRWKVELMSTNETDIGGFKEVVFMIKGSGAYSMLKYESGVHRVQRVPDTESSGRIHTSTATVAVLPEVDDVEIEINEKDLKIDVFRASGNGGQCVNTTDSAVRMTHIPTGLVVSCQDEKSQLKNKEKALKVLKARLYEQAERERLSGIAEDRKSQVGTGDRSERIRTYNYPQGRMTDHRIGLTLYKLEAFLDGDIQEVINALITADQAEKMQSMGNTEF; encoded by the coding sequence ATGCTTGATAGATTAAAGTTTATAGAAAATAAATATGACGAGCTTTCGGTAAAGATATCAGATCCTTCAATAATGGCTAACCAAAATGAGTGGAGAAAGCTATGTAAGGAACATGCTGATTTAGAAGTTATAGTTGTAAAATATAAGGAATATACGTCAACAATAGACGATTTAAATGATAATAAAGAGATGTTATCAATGGAATCTGATGCAGAGATGAAAGAATTAATGCAAGAAGAAATTAAATCTTTAGCTGCAAAAAAGGAAGAGCTAGAAAAAGAAATACAAATACTATTACTACCTAAAGATCCTAATGATGAAAAGAATGTATTTGTGGAAATAAGAGCAGGTGCTGGTGGAGATGAGGCAGCATTATTTGCAGCTAATCTTTTTAGAATGTATACAAAATATGCTGAAACTCAAAGATGGAAGGTTGAGTTGATGAGTACAAATGAAACTGATATAGGCGGTTTCAAAGAAGTTGTATTTATGATTAAAGGTAGTGGAGCATATTCTATGTTAAAATATGAAAGTGGAGTTCATAGAGTACAGAGAGTGCCAGACACAGAATCAAGTGGAAGAATACACACTTCTACAGCTACTGTAGCAGTTTTACCAGAAGTTGATGATGTTGAAATTGAAATAAATGAAAAAGACTTAAAGATAGATGTGTTTAGAGCATCTGGTAATGGAGGTCAATGTGTTAATACAACTGACTCTGCTGTAAGAATGACTCACATTCCTACAGGTCTTGTGGTTTCATGTCAAGATGAAAAATCACAACTTAAAAACAAAGAAAAAGCATTAAAAGTTTTAAAGGCTAGATTATATGAGCAAGCTGAAAGAGAAAGACTTTCAGGAATTGCTGAGGATAGAAAAAGTCAAGTAGGAACTGGAGATAGAAGTGAGAGAATAAGAACTTACAACTATCCACAAGGAAGAATGACAGATCATAGAATTGGATTAACATTGTATAAACTTGAAGCTTTCTTAGATGGAGATATACAGGAAGTAATTAATGCATTGATTACAGCAGATCAAGCTGAGAAGATGCAATCAATGGGTAATACAGAATTTTAA
- the rpiB gene encoding ribose 5-phosphate isomerase B: protein MKLAIGSDHAGFALKNEILEHLKSKGIEYKDFGTYSEQSCDYPEFALQVAEAVASKEFEFGILVCGTGIGIGIAANKVPGIRAALCSDTFSAHATREHNDANILTIGARVVGGGLALDIVDTFLNAKFQGDKHQRRIDMIAKIEEKYSK from the coding sequence ATGAAACTAGCAATAGGTAGTGATCATGCAGGTTTTGCTTTGAAAAATGAGATTTTAGAGCATCTGAAATCAAAAGGAATTGAATACAAAGATTTTGGAACTTATTCTGAACAATCTTGTGATTATCCTGAATTTGCGCTACAAGTAGCAGAAGCAGTAGCATCAAAAGAATTTGAATTTGGAATATTAGTTTGTGGTACAGGAATTGGAATTGGAATTGCAGCCAATAAGGTACCAGGAATTAGAGCAGCTTTATGTTCAGATACATTTAGTGCTCATGCAACTAGAGAACATAATGATGCAAATATATTAACAATTGGAGCAAGAGTTGTTGGTGGCGGACTAGCATTAGATATAGTAGATACATTTTTAAATGCCAAGTTCCAAGGTGATAAGCATCAAAGAAGAATTGATATGATAGCAAAAATTGAAGAGAAGTATTCAAAATAG
- a CDS encoding MGDG synthase family glycosyltransferase encodes MKKLLILTTSTGEGHNQAANSLKEEFSNFDYEIIKYDFFYNSSKFINKVVVSGYEVSATKTPTIYGFFYHLTNFKYMNNILAPCFKIIDKNLAKYINTIKPDIIIATHPLAINILSRLKKNNSITVPVISIITDFEAHYTYISKNIDCYITGSKSTNSSLISKGIDETKVFDYGIPVRSAFYQIYEEIVTTRDCDYFTILLMSGSMGLSAIYSVIKELVKNPRKLRLIVVCGKNQHLKNKLTKHFSHDIPNKKIHILGYSDTVSELMDASDIIISKPGGLTVTESIRKQLPLVIPFVIPGQESQNTQFLINENCAIKLRHISDVNTIVNDLMDNPSKVLSMRKNLKRLGSNYSMEKIVALADNLIKNNN; translated from the coding sequence ATGAAAAAACTTCTTATACTAACAACTTCTACTGGAGAGGGTCACAATCAGGCTGCTAATTCCCTAAAAGAAGAGTTTTCAAATTTTGATTATGAAATTATTAAATACGATTTTTTCTATAATAGCAGTAAGTTTATAAACAAAGTTGTTGTAAGCGGTTACGAGGTCTCTGCCACTAAAACACCTACTATATATGGGTTTTTCTACCATCTTACTAATTTTAAATATATGAATAATATTTTAGCTCCATGTTTTAAAATAATAGACAAAAACTTAGCAAAATATATAAACACAATAAAACCTGACATAATAATAGCCACTCACCCACTAGCTATAAACATACTTTCAAGGCTAAAAAAGAATAATTCAATTACTGTTCCAGTTATATCAATAATAACTGATTTTGAGGCTCATTATACCTATATATCTAAAAATATAGATTGTTATATTACAGGTAGTAAATCAACTAATTCAAGCCTTATTTCTAAAGGAATAGATGAAACTAAGGTTTTTGATTATGGTATTCCTGTGCGAAGTGCCTTTTATCAAATTTATGAAGAAATAGTAACCACAAGAGATTGTGATTATTTTACTATACTTTTAATGAGTGGTAGCATGGGACTAAGTGCTATATATTCTGTAATAAAGGAACTTGTTAAAAACCCTAGAAAATTAAGGCTTATTGTTGTATGTGGCAAGAATCAGCATTTAAAAAATAAACTAACAAAACATTTTTCACATGATATTCCGAACAAAAAAATACATATATTAGGATACTCAGATACAGTGTCTGAGCTAATGGATGCATCAGATATAATAATTTCAAAACCTGGTGGACTTACTGTTACAGAATCAATTCGAAAGCAGCTTCCATTAGTAATTCCTTTTGTAATTCCTGGCCAAGAAAGTCAAAACACACAATTCTTAATCAATGAAAATTGTGCAATAAAATTAAGGCACATATCAGATGTTAATACTATAGTTAATGACCTCATGGATAACCCTTCTAAAGTATTATCTATGCGTAAAAATCTAAAAAGACTTGGTAGTAATTATTCTATGGAAAAGATAGTTGCCTTGGCAGATAACTTAATTAAAAATAATAACTAA
- the rpmE gene encoding 50S ribosomal protein L31 translates to MREGIHPEYHNDAVVKCACGNTFTTGSVKSELKVEICSKCHPFFTGKQKIVDVGGRVDKFKKRFNLEK, encoded by the coding sequence ATGAGAGAAGGCATACATCCAGAATACCACAACGACGCAGTGGTTAAGTGTGCATGTGGAAATACTTTTACAACAGGTTCAGTTAAATCAGAACTTAAGGTAGAAATATGCTCTAAATGCCACCCATTCTTCACTGGAAAGCAAAAAATTGTTGATGTTGGCGGTAGAGTTGACAAATTCAAGAAAAGATTCAATCTTGAAAAATAG
- a CDS encoding thymidine kinase, which yields MSKLYFRYGAMNSGKSTHLMQVAYNYEERGMKVLILKPETDKKGFDKLVSRLGVERKADFIIKETDNIYELVNDLHENKSKINCILVDEIQFFTTKQVDELFEIAVTLNIPVICYGLRTDFKMNGFEGSTRLLLLAHSIEEMKTICTCGKKAIFNARKINGKYVFSGEQIAIDNMDNVEYQSLCGECYFKYKQQEQ from the coding sequence ATGAGTAAACTTTATTTTAGATATGGTGCAATGAATTCTGGCAAGTCTACGCACTTAATGCAGGTTGCATACAACTATGAAGAACGAGGAATGAAAGTGTTAATCTTAAAACCGGAAACAGATAAGAAAGGCTTTGATAAGTTGGTTTCAAGATTAGGTGTAGAAAGAAAAGCAGATTTTATTATAAAAGAAACAGATAATATTTATGAATTGGTTAATGATTTACATGAAAACAAAAGTAAAATCAATTGCATTTTAGTGGATGAGATACAATTCTTTACCACAAAACAAGTTGATGAGTTGTTTGAGATTGCAGTAACATTAAACATACCAGTAATATGTTATGGTTTGAGGACAGACTTTAAAATGAATGGATTTGAAGGAAGTACAAGATTATTATTACTAGCACATTCAATAGAAGAAATGAAAACTATCTGTACCTGTGGCAAAAAAGCTATTTTTAATGCTAGAAAGATAAATGGAAAATATGTGTTTAGCGGAGAGCAGATAGCTATAGACAACATGGATAATGTAGAATATCAATCACTGTGTGGTGAATGTTATTTCAAATATAAGCAACAAGAACAGTAA
- a CDS encoding L-threonylcarbamoyladenylate synthase, producing METKIAIINAENKDMLIREAADVIKKGGIVAFPTETVYGLGADALNAEAVEKIFIAKGRPQDNPLIIHIADISELKKYTKNVPEIAERIMDKFWPGPLTIILEKNDCIPNVTSANLNTVGVRMPSNEIARKLIRKSGTPIAAPSANISGRPSPTDVERCVEDLNGKVDYILGEKKCDVGVESTIIDCSVYPPCILRPGGVTLEDLREIDEKIYIDPVILDKPKEDMKPKAPGMKYRHYAPKAKVIIIRGNLQKTIEKINDLMVHYIIEGKNVGVMATDETKSEYNSENVISVGKRSNLGTVAQNLFETLRAFDDKGVDIILCESFEESGVGVAVMNRLKKSAGFNIIDI from the coding sequence GTGGAAACAAAGATAGCTATTATAAATGCAGAAAATAAAGACATGCTTATAAGAGAAGCAGCAGATGTTATAAAAAAAGGTGGAATAGTAGCTTTTCCAACTGAAACTGTATATGGTTTAGGTGCAGATGCATTAAATGCAGAGGCAGTTGAAAAGATATTTATTGCTAAAGGAAGACCACAAGATAATCCGCTTATAATACACATAGCAGATATAAGTGAATTAAAAAAATATACTAAGAATGTACCAGAAATAGCAGAAAGAATTATGGATAAATTTTGGCCTGGTCCATTGACAATAATTCTTGAAAAAAATGATTGTATTCCTAATGTAACTTCTGCAAATTTAAATACTGTAGGGGTAAGGATGCCTAGCAATGAGATTGCAAGGAAATTAATTAGGAAAAGTGGGACACCTATAGCAGCTCCATCAGCTAATATATCTGGTAGACCATCACCAACAGATGTAGAAAGATGTGTAGAAGATTTAAACGGTAAAGTTGACTATATCCTTGGAGAAAAAAAATGTGATGTAGGGGTTGAATCAACTATAATTGATTGTTCAGTTTATCCACCATGCATATTAAGACCGGGTGGAGTTACATTAGAAGATCTTAGAGAGATAGATGAAAAAATATATATAGATCCAGTAATATTAGACAAACCCAAGGAAGATATGAAGCCTAAAGCTCCAGGAATGAAGTATAGACATTATGCTCCTAAAGCAAAAGTTATAATAATTCGAGGAAATTTACAAAAAACTATTGAAAAGATTAATGATTTAATGGTACATTATATAATTGAAGGTAAGAATGTTGGTGTTATGGCAACAGATGAAACAAAATCAGAATATAATTCTGAAAATGTAATTTCAGTAGGTAAAAGAAGCAACCTAGGGACAGTGGCACAAAACCTTTTTGAAACACTTAGAGCTTTTGATGATAAAGGGGTAGATATAATCTTATGTGAATCATTTGAAGAATCTGGTGTTGGAGTGGCTGTCATGAATAGGTTAAAAAAATCAGCTGGATTTAACATAATAGATATTTAA
- a CDS encoding low molecular weight protein arginine phosphatase — protein sequence MKILFVCTGNTCRSPMAEAIFNSLSCNTDLISSSAGISIVNNSIISDHSYKVVKNKLGIDLSGRKAVGLTKSMLNDYDLVLVMTDFMKHILKLNNMEYEYKIFTIGEYCGLNEEIIDPYGGVIETYEKTYTQLEQCISLIISKLKEGCC from the coding sequence ATGAAAATTTTATTTGTTTGCACAGGTAATACATGTAGAAGTCCTATGGCAGAGGCTATTTTTAATAGTTTGTCATGTAATACTGATTTGATTTCTAGTTCTGCGGGCATAAGTATTGTAAACAATAGCATAATTTCAGACCACTCCTATAAAGTTGTAAAGAATAAATTAGGAATTGATTTGAGTGGCAGAAAAGCAGTTGGCCTAACTAAATCGATGTTAAATGACTATGATTTAGTTTTAGTGATGACTGATTTTATGAAGCATATTTTAAAATTAAATAATATGGAATATGAATACAAAATATTTACTATAGGTGAGTATTGTGGTTTAAATGAGGAAATAATAGATCCGTATGGTGGAGTTATTGAAACTTACGAAAAGACTTATACTCAACTAGAACAATGTATTAGTCTTATTATTTCAAAACTTAAGGAAGGTTGCTGTTAA